cctgctcccactccaggGAGGAGTCCGGAAGCCCCAGGCCTTCCTGCTGGTCTGTTCCatccaggggctgctgctgcagagctgctgtgtCTGTCCTGGGAGCGCATGGATCTGCTTCTCCTTATCTCACTTCCTCACGCTTTTCCGCAGTGAATGCTATCGCCCAGCATGAGACAGGGTGTGCTTCCCGCCGAGCTGGCCTTAgactggcctgagccacatgccAACCCACAGGGCTATTTTGGGATGTTTGTACCCAAATGACCCACCCCTCCCTACGCGATAGCCTGGGAGGAGGGCTGGACTCAGATCCCGATGGCCCATGGCATGCAGTTTGTGCGGCTGATCAGAACTGGAAGCACAGCTCATGAACCCACTGGACCCTTGTGAAAGTCCTGCTTGGGCGAGCCTGGGGAGGCTGATGGCCATCTGTGGGGAAGGGAGTTTCTATGGCTGAATCCCAGGCCTGACTCTCTCCTGCCCTGTCCCTTGTGTGCACCTCCCAGTCCACTCCTTGCCCCAGGGCAGCATTGGCAGCCCCTTTGCACAGGGGTAAATGGTGACAGAAGATGGCAGGCAGGGTCCCCATAGGCTCCCCATCtgtctgggtggggtgggggtgaggaacaCCGACCTCtgggggctgagctggggacGCACATATGAGCCCTGGGCTAGGGTGAGGGGGCTTTCCTAATACAACATCAAAACCAATAGCACGTTTTTCTATCCTGTGCCCATCACCTTGGCACCTGAGCACTTGCAAAGACATTAAAGCCCTGACTCTATGGAGCAGTAGGGCTGCCACATGCGGCTCTGGTGACACAAAGCAGCAAATTCCCCTGCCTGGGGGAAATGGCAGCTGGCCCAGTGCTGTCATGTGGCTGCTCTGCCTCGCCTGTCCCCTCAGCACAACAGTGTGGCCaggctgctctggcagctggTTGATCTGCAGTTACTGGAATgggtcctgggtgctgctggcaacTGGCACAGGACACAGCAACCTGGTTGCTCTAATTTGCCCTGAGACCAGGCCAGTGCACGGCAACTGCACAGATGGGGCACCGTGCTTCCGGACTCTCATTGCCTTCTGGGGTCACTTTGACTGTACCATGGAGCAGCCTCTCCAGGTCCCTCCCCACTAAACAGCTCTCTCCTCCATGCAGATGTGGCTCTCCTGAGAGAGGTTTCTGAGACCATTCGCTGCTTCTCCCGATCTTTTGAAGACCTCACCTGTTTCTGGGatgaggaggaggcagagcatgGGAACCACACGTACCGCTTCTACTACACCTACAATGGGTGGGTCAGGACTCACAGGCCCTGGAATCCTAGCCCTggcttctccctccccagccctactTAACTCCTGGAGTGTTAAAGATGGTGCACCCCACTTGTCTCCCCGGCACAGCTCTGAGTGGAGCACTTCGCCCTCTGCACCAGTCTTGGCCTTTCACTGGTTTCCAGAGCCTGGGAATTGGCTCCCTGCTGCAGTATGTTCTTGGCAGCCATGTGGGGAAATGCTTCCCCACTACCATCAGTACATCTGTACTGCCCACACCATAGTGCCTGCGTGCCGGGTGGTCTGGCtttgccctcagcccccacaagcagcgcagggccattggcaccTTGGTACAGCTGGGaactgggtctcagagcctggcccaaggtcacacagggagcagGGACTCGAATGCTGGTTGCCCAAGCCCTAGGTTAGTGCCCTGGCCACTTGCCCATtgtctccctgctgcctgggccccctggggcagaGAACCTGCTTCTGAGGGGGGCAGCCTCCCTTCCTGTTCTGCCCATCACAAGCCTGGCCCCTGCAGAGCGGGTGTTGGTGGGCAgtcaattagggttaccatatttaaaaaataaaaaaagaggatactccacgggccctagccccgcccctttcccaccccggccctgcccctttcccacccatggccccgccccaactccaccctttccccgcccctttcccaccccggccctgcccctttcccacccatggccccgccccaactccaccctttccccgccccttccccaaagtccccgccctaactccccctcctccctcccagccacgcgaaaagggctacCCGAGCGCACTACCAGCTtaacggtttgccaggcagcctccagaccctgcgcccccagccggcgcttccccagcgcagctggagcccgggaagggaagcgcccaggcgggggcgcagggtctggaggctgcccggcaaaccatgaagctggtagcacttgggcttcgggcagcccctatgcctccagaccctgcgcccccggccgggcacttctcctccccagctccagctgctctgctcctccccggactcagacttcggctctgtttaagagccaagctgcccgagccagcgctaccggcttcgggcagtcccccttgcctccggaccctgcgccgccagagcagagcagctggagcgggcaggagaagtgcccggccggcggcttggggtccggaggcaaggggggctgcccgaagccggtagcgctggctcgggcagcttggctcttaaacagagctgaagtctgagaggggaggagcagagcagccgcaggaggggaagtgcccggaaggtatttttcccggacatgttcggctttttggcaattccccccggacgggggtttgattgccgaaaagccggacatgtctgggaaaaaacagacgtatggtaaccctaggtcaaTAGCATGGTCTGCCACAAAGGGCTCtgctgctgggcctggggcttagggttgccaggtgtccagtttttgaccagaacgtCTGGTTGAAAAGAAAACCTGGCAGCATTAAATCTGGTTGGCCACAGTAGCTGCTGGCTCCATCCCATCCCAGCACCCACACGCGGCAGCTCCCTCTGGCCTGGTCTGCTCCTGCCTGAAGGCTCTGCCCTCTGCAGCGGGACAAACTGCTTGGGGGACCCCTGCTCCCCTCTGGGCCCTGCCCCTGGGCTGCGGCTGCTCCTCACCTTCTCCCTGCAATCAGAGGTGGCTCTGGGCACCCCACTCCCACCTCATTCTGCAAGAACCCCAGGTTCCTGATTGCAGTTGACTCCAGTTATGAGCTCCGGGTAGTAGTCAGCCCTGTGCTTGCATCGCTCAGTCTGCTAAGTGCTTTAGCAATGCTCAGAGCTAAACGGCAAGGATGGTGGCTTTCTACTTGCTGGTGAGAGAGGAGAGAGCGCACACACTCTCCCTACCTACTCTCACACACCATGGGTCTGCTCTTTCAAGAGCTAAGTGCAGAACTGTATATACAAAAATCATCCGCAGTGATCTCAATTGCAATTATCATGATCAAGCATGCAAATTGATTATTTGAACATGCAACTGCCATAATTGTGTGTGCCTTTTTTGCACACAAAACTGCGCCAAAAGCGTGCGTGTGTAATGGACTATTCTGCCTGTGTGTGTGAATTATCTCTCTCTGTCAGACCCCTCCATTCTAGCCAGTATTCACTACGCGGCTGATAGGATGCCAGCAGTCTAGGAGTTCAGAACTCCCCTCTGCGGGGTTCTGTTTTTCACTTCAATATCGGCCACCCAGGTGAAGGGACAAGGCCCTGAGCCCAGGGGTGAGGGGTCTGCAAGCTGTCTTCTCACAGACGGGCTGTGGGGGCGCACTCAGGGCCAGGCCAGAGGCTCCAGGAGCCTCCAGTGCACTAGGTTAGGCTGCTAGGCCCGTCTCCATAGTGACGGCTACGGCGGTGCAAGGACCAAACCGTGCAGTCAATGGGCTCCGTTCACAGGGCTCTGTCCGGGAGACCCGGGGCATGGAGCAGCTTCTGGGCCTCTGAACAAcccaacccctccctgccctggccccagccccttgcTATGGGAAccaacctcttcctgccccagccccttgctaTGGGAAccaacctcttcctgccccagcccctcattATGGGGACCGACCCCTCCCGGCCCCTAGCTCTGGGGACTGGCCCCCACTGTGCCCCGGCCCTAGTCTCTTGCTACAGGCActgacccctccctgccccggccccagcccctcgctatgGGAAccgacccctccccgccccggcccctcgctacgggaactgacccctcctcaccccagcccctcgctacgggaactgacccctccccgccccagcccctcacTACGGGAactgacccctccccaccccagccccttgctctggggaccGGCCCCTGCTGTGGCCCGATCGGGCAGGCTCCAcatcagctcctcccagcctggctctgcaggcagcaggtgagtcCCGGGAgagggggattcggggggggggggggtggagagcgagcgatgggggGAGAGGactgagtggggtggggcctcgggggaacacgcagggcagaggtgttcggttttcagcaattagaaagttggcaaccctcctGGGACCCAATTCCCCTGGCCTGGCCACGAGGCTGGGCTGTGCCCAAGAGTGAGGAAGGGGGACCTGGTGAGGCCCCTCCTGAGGCCTGTGTGGGCTGCGACCCCACGCTctgactgccctgccccccagggagaAGGCCAAGGAGTGTGTGCTGGCCGTGCAGAGACGGAGCGGCGGCGGCAGACGTTACGTCTGCGTCTTCCCCAGCAGCCATGAGGTGCGGCTCTTCGCACAGCTCTGCATCCGCGTGCTAGACACACCCAGCAACCAGACCAAGTACTCCCGGGAAGTCGCCGTGGAGAAGGTCGGTGAGTGCTGGCCTCCGGTTTCTGCCTGCGACgagccctgcctgtgccccacCCCCTACATCATGGCCATTGGAGATGGAAAAGCCATGGCTAGgctcagggctggcacagccgattctccagtgctttgtcctTCCCAGGGGCCGTGTGGTGAAGACTTTACTGCTATGggaagccccaggccctgccccccaccactgtcaccTTTTCTCTGACACTGGCAAGTCATTGGGCCGATGGGGCATGGCGGTGTTTCCCAGCATCTCAGTCCTGTGCTGCCCCAGACGGAGAGAGCTGCCATTACCTACTGATGCTCACACCACGCATGGAGAGCAGCAGTGACCCTCACCCCACTGCCGAGGTCTCGACAgcctgctgcagcctgccagcatgcTGGCCCCCGCCCAGTCAGGCCAGGGCATGGCACAGAAGCAGCCCTTGCTGCTCAGGTGGACGCCCTCTTCCTGCCCAAAGAGACAGGAAACCCATCCACATGGTTCCTGTCAGGCCTCTTCAGGGGTCATCACCTTTCTGCAGAGAGATGGAAATGCCCTGGCTGGCTCAGTCCCAGCTCTGAGGCTTGCTCCATGCAGCCTTTCTTCCAGCACTCGGTTTAGCCAGCGCGGGACCATGCTGTCTGCCTCTCAACCGCCTCAGTAATGGAGAGGCAGCTTAGCCGCAAGCCCAAGTACCAACAGACCCTGCTCCAACCCCAGGGCACTGGGTGCTAACAGTACCCAGCTCTTTGTCCTGGCACAGCCAGGCCACATGCCCAAACAAGGCCTGTCCCTGGCGTCACACAATTGTTATGAGAGTAGTGCCTCGGGGCCATGCCCAGCCACACGGGTGGGTTACTTACAGGCTGCTGGTGCTGTGTGCTGCTAGCCTGGCCTTGGAGCTGTGGCAATTCCCATGAGCCTGCAGCAGAGGCCTTTAGCTTTGGCACTTTCCTTCCAGGGCTCATTGCTCCCCCTGTGAATATAACGGCCACCTGGACtggggcagctggggagctgcaggtgaGCTGGGAACCCCCAGCTACTGAATACACCGAGTTCTTCATCTATGAGATCCTCTACTGCATTGTGGGCTCCATGGAACCACCCCGCCAGGTAAGGCTGTGTTCCTCCTGCCATGGCCGGCTGTAACATACCTCATGGGCTGTGAATATTGCTGTGTTCCTCCCGCCGTGGCCAGCTGTAACCAGAggtggatttaccatgaaacaaacagtgCGGTGGCACGGGCCCCCCAATGACAGGGCGGCcaccaaaatgcaggacaaatctcatctgacaacctgcccctgagtcccgccggcagtgcagcagggcttagACTGCCTGCATTTTGTGGCTGGTGGCtccacgccactcctggaagcggccagtgGCTGGCACATCTCTACATGCCCCTGGTGGAAGGGAGgcggctccgtgcgctgcccccaccccagataGTGCACGGAGAcctgctgccctcctccccccaaggggcatgcagagacatgccagcagcagggctaaggtggCTCCCTGCCCGTGTTGCCTCCTTCCCTCTGCGCTGCACCGCTACCGGAAGCGGACGGCATGTCCCTGAGGCCCCTGAGGAGGGGGGTGTCTCTGtgcattgcccccaccccaagcgccgactcgacagctcccattggctggtaactgcaaccaatgggaggtgcaggggcagcgcctgcgggcaGCGGCacgcagagaccccctggcctccccccagcttaggagccactgccagaggggtgtgctggTTGCTTTGGGAGCTGCGCGGCCCAAGGTAAGcgccgcacccctgccccagcccagagccagcacccaaacttcctcccagagccctcaccccctctgacgccccaaccccctgctccagcccagagcccgcacccagcacccaaactccctcccagagcctgacccccacatccccacctgcacccaaactccctgccccgaTCAAgatacctcactttattttcatttacttcctattacttataggcggagcaggaagaaaaaaagaattaaaaaccaGGGGAGGAAAGGGTGGAGATAAGAGAggatgttctttttcttggctgggtcctgagGGAGGGGCCCCCTGAAAATGAAGctgtgcacagggccccactaactctaaatctgccTGGCTGTAACATaccccatgggctgcaggttgtgTTTCTCTCCTGTGGCCAGCTGTAACACCGCACAGGCTATGGGTAACACTGGGTTCTTCCTCCCCATGTTCGGCTGTAACAGGCCCCATGGGCTGTAGGTAATGCTGTGTTTCCCCTCCCTTGTCGAGCTGTAATAGGCCCCATGGGCTGTGGGTAACACTCTGGTGACCCTTCATGCCATTCTCCCTGCAATTCCCAATCccagcctggcagctgcagtcACCTCATTTCCTGCCATGTGGATATAATGGGGGCATTGGAAATTCAGCCAGACTCTTGCAGGGAAGGATGTGACTCTCTTTCACCTCTCTGGTGCTGCCCCAGGCCCTTGGGGCTCAGGGGCTGAGAGCTTTGGGGGCGTCTTGTTAGAGGCAAGGACAGTGTATGTGGTGGTTGAAGCAGCTCCCACGTTCTCCTCCTCACCCAGTCTGGTCCCTCTCCTACAGAAGCAGGTTCGTAGCACCAGGGCATGTGTCCTCCACACCCTGCAGCCCGGGGCCAAGTACCACATCCGGATCCGCACCAAGCCAGATGGCTTGTCCCTGGATGGATTCTGGGGCCCCTGGTCTCAGGCAGTGGCTGCTGAAACACCCCGCTCCTCAGGTGAGTGACTCCTGGACAGAAGGGGTTTGGCTGGGAGATCCACACCCAGGATCTCCCCAGTCCTGCCTGGTAACACACAGCCCACGCAGGagccagggtgggggctgagagcGTCACTCCAACTCTGCTCACCCATCGAGGGCTCCTTGAACTGCCACAATCGCCCATCTCTGAAGGCTTCTGAGGAGCATCAAGGGAGGAGACAGACGGCCAAAGAGAGAGAGGACAAGGTTTGGTGGAACCTGCGGGAGATGGCACCTGGGGGGTTGGGCACAAAGGGGCCCACTGCCTAGAGGCCAGCTCTGTAGGGCCCTGCCTGCAGGATCTCAGACATCCAATAAACTGTAAGCTGGGCTCCTTGTTCCTGTAGCCTTGCACGGTCTGCTTGGCGCTCACTTGCTCTCTCCTGCCCAGGAGAGATCGGGCTGCGCTGTTTCACCTCTGACCTGCAGTGGGCGCGGTGTGAGTGGACCTGGGATTCTGCAGATTCCAACAGCTCCCACAGCCTCTTCTATCGGTCCCAAGGGAGCAGTGATGCCTCCAGGTAACAGGCCCCGGCCAGTGCCCAGGACACGCCACTCCTGTGCGAGGTGGGGAAGTGCTGCAGCTGTTCTGGGATCGACTTTCAGATACACAGATGCAGCGCCCTGTCCCAGGAACAGAGCTTGCCATGTCGGACAGTACTGAAAATCCCATGCAGCcaggaccttcccttccccccttcccctcccccccgactgGTGCCTGTGCTCTGCAGACCCCAGAGGTTCCCAGACTGAGGGGATTCTCTGTCCTGCCCATGCCCTGCTTCGCTCAGGAGCAGAGACGAAGGAGGCTGTGCTACGGGATGGGCCACATGCCGTTCTTTCTGTGATGGTCACCAAAGGCCCCTGGGGAGCGAGGACAGACTCtcaggaagcagcgtgggctcaagccagggggagagagcccaggaggCCAGAGGTGCTtgtgggcaaggggttggggcagtgccCAGCTGCTAGTGACATTCGGGCCCTTACGGACAGGGCGGGTTTGTTaccctgtggggggagggtgaCTCGGGCGAGGGTGGTGAGAGGAGACAGGTCAGTGAAGGGGTGGCCATGGCTGCTGGAGGGATTGGGAAGCAGAGGTCTCAGCTGGACTCACGTGCGCCCTGCTTCCTCCCCAGAGGCCAGGCTTGGCAGCGCTGTCAAGAGCACAGCACAAGGCCCCAGAACACCCACGCCTGCATGTTCCAGCCCAGGAATGACAGCGACATCTTCATCTTGGTGAATATCTCTCGGGGGCACCCTGAACCAGTCCTCAGCTACTTTGGGGAGCCGTTCCGGATGCACCAGGCCGGTGAGAACCCGCTGACGCCCCGTCCTGTCTCCTTGCTAGGTCTCCTCCCCATGGCTGCACAAGCCTGTGtcctgtgaggcagggctggctccagtttttttgctgccccaagcagcgaaggggggtgggggagccgtgatcagcagcacttcggcagcagctctaccgcgccgcttggTTCTtccgcggcaattcggcggcgggtccttccctctgagagggactgagggccctgccgccaaattgccgccgaagacccggacgtgccgcccctttccattggccgccccaagcaccggcttcgttcgctggtgcctggagctggctctgCTGTGAGGGTTTTGACTGCGCGGGTGCGGCCCAGGGAGCCCCAACTGCACTGCCAGGAGAGCTCACTGCATGGCGTGGCTGCACCCGCCCTTTCACTGCAGCAGGAGGGAGCTCTCTCCTGTCCTGTCTGGGCAGAGACGGGGTCAGTGCGGGTGGAACTCGGGGGCTGGGCTGCATGAGGGATTCTCCATTTGCCCAGCTGTGCCAACATGCGCTCCTTGCTCCAACTGCAGTGCTCACCAGCCCCCCCAGGATCTTGCAGGCCAACATCAGCGGTGGGCAGCTGAGGCTGCAGTGGGCCCCACCAGAGGAGGAATTGGCAGAGTACATGGTGTATCAGATCCGCTACTCGGTGGAGAACAGCCTGGACTGGAAGGTAATTGGGGACTGCCCCCCATTGCAGGAGAGGTTGTCAGGGGGACTGGcaccccccctcacctccacagAGGTCTCCCGGGGATGGGCACCCCCCACAGGAGAGGTCTCCCTGGGTACTAGCACACCCCTTACCCTGCAGGGAAGGTCTGCCTGGGgattagcacacacacacacagcccggcAACCTCCTCCAGCAGGGGAGGGCTCCGGGGGAACTGGCGCACCCCTCCCCTGGAGGTGCTCCAATACCATGGAGAGGGGTCCAAGAAAAAAAGGTGCCAAACCCAATAGAACTTGGCCCGCCCTTTGTCTGTCCCACCCCAATCCCCATCAGCTCTATCCCCAGGGTCAGCACAGGGCATGTGGAGTCCAGCGAAGTATCTCTTGCCTCACCCCATGCCCTCAGGGTGTAACCCAGCTTTCCCTGGGCAGGTCCTGCAGATCCAGCATGTGGCCAACAGTGAGACCCTGGACCTGCGTGCTGGCCCCCGCTACCTCCTCCAGGTGCGAGCCAAGCCCAATGGGCAGCAGCTCCAGGGGTTCTGGAGTGCCTGGTCAGAGACCATCGTGGTGGAGGCCCCTTCTGGAGCAGGTATGGGCCAGTGCTCCTGATGGGGATGGGCCTGAGCGAGAAGGGGGGCCTGCAGCTGGCTGAGGCGAGGGACACTAGGGGCTGGGGCAATGTGTGACCCCAGCTGGAATACAGTGTCAGGGATttcttaaacaacaaggagtctggtggcaccttaaagactaacagatttatttgggcataagcttttgtgggtaaaaacctcacttcttcagatgcatctaagGGATTTCTTAGATTAGCATAGGGAGCAAAGATTAAGACTGAGTTCAGACTTGTCcagctgttttcaaactttttgagctgagccctCCTTTGAGTTACAATTCTGGGGTgcgccccccccaacccagacaaaAATAGACACAATCCTTGATTCTCTCCACATCAGAtttttagggtgggggaaggcgcGTGCagtctttgggggtggaggctgccGGGAGCGGAAATTGGTGTAGCCATGGCGGATGTTGACACTGACCCACAGGCTGGGTGCCCCACTGAGGCAAGCCAGAGGGTGGAGGTGGCGCTCTCTTCCCTGGCGTCAtcgctccccctctccccccccaaacattcctctgcacccccctggggAGGTATGTCCCACAGTTCGAAAACCTCTGGACTGGCCAGTGCAGGGGTTCCCCCAGCCAAGCTGCTGTAGAATCCATCTTCTCACTCTCTATCTCCGAGTCCCAAAGGAGAGCTGCTTTCTGTATGTGAACCCTGTTCTTATCCCAGGCCCCTGACTCCTCCAGTCTATTGTCTTTGTGCTGCAAACATACCGAGTGCACCTGTTCAGCATGCCAGGCTTTCCCATTGAGTGTTAATGCTCGGTCATTGGAGTTCCCACTGTCTTTTCCGATTGCTCCATTGGTACAGAATCATataaatgtaggtctggaagagacctcaagaggtcatcaagtctagcttCTGCATTGAGGCTGGACCAAAtaaacctggaccatccctgacaactATTTGTCCAGCcagttcttaaaacctccaatgatggggattccacaaccttccttgcaAGCCTATTCCCCAGCTTAACGACCCCTAgaattagaaagattttcctaatatctaacctaaatctccctttaaacccattacttcttgtcctaccttcagtggccatggagaacaactgatcccaTGCTCTTTCTAACAGGCCTTAACTGTTATCTGGTCCTCCCAcagtctgcttttctcaagactaaaggtgcccagtttttttttaacctttcctcctacatcaggtttttaaaaccttttataatttttgttgctctacgctggaatttctccagtttatccataTCTTTCCGAAGGTgaggtgcccagaattggatacaagactccatctgaggcctcatcagtgccaagtagagtacAACAATTCGCTCCTGTGTCATTTATATGACACTCCTCTTCATATTCCCCAGAACATTAGCCTTTTTCGAAACTGCGCTAcaagccccagatccttttcagcagcactgccacctagccagttagCCCCCATTTtgaagttgtgcatttgattttatcTTCATAAGTGTAGTACTTGAGAGAGATAAGGTATgtgagacaatatcttttattggatcatcttctgttggtggaagggacacaTTTTAAAGCTTCATGGAGGCCTTCCTCAAGTCTGGAGAAGGTAACTAGAGTGTCCAAGTAAAATAcgaggtgggacagattgttaagtaTAAAGGGCTCAAACATGCTGTAAGAGACCACTGAAAATGAAATGGGCAATTAAGGGTTAGCAAGCAGTAGGGCATGCCATAAATTGCTGTTATGCGCCatacaaccagtgtctctgttaagtccatggtttttagtgtccagcagagttatgaatttaagttcccaagattgtcttttgaaggtgttctgCAGGTTTCCTCTGCAGGCAAGCACTGAGAGGTCAGCTGTGGAGCGATCGCTTTGTTCACTTCCGGGTGGGATAAgagtatttttgtcttttatcatttttgagagcatagtgattgtcagGTTTCACCCCCATAGTTGttgggcatttgatgcactggatgggGTACaccccatggatcttgaaaggtgtgttatgaggg
This Chrysemys picta bellii isolate R12L10 chromosome 8, ASM1138683v2, whole genome shotgun sequence DNA region includes the following protein-coding sequences:
- the MPL gene encoding thrombopoietin receptor isoform X3, which gives rise to MGAQLCQEQPLFLVAGLLLSLLTPALSPAPVTSEDVALLREVSETIRCFSRSFEDLTCFWDEEEAEHGNHTYRFYYTYNGEKAKECVLAVQRRSGGGRRYVCVFPSSHEVRLFAQLCIRVLDTPSNQTKYSREVAVEKVGLIAPPVNITATWTGAAGELQVSWEPPATEYTEFFIYEILYCIVGSMEPPRQKQVRSTRACVLHTLQPGAKYHIRIRTKPDGLSLDGFWGPWSQAVAAETPRSSGEIGLRCFTSDLQWARCEWTWDSADSNSSHSLFYRSQGSSDASRGQAWQRCQEHSTRPQNTHACMFQPRNDSDIFILVNISRGHPEPVLSYFGEPFRMHQAVLTSPPRILQANISGGQLRLQWAPPEEELAEYMVYQIRYSVENSLDWKVLQIQHVANSETLDLRAGPRYLLQVRAKPNGQQLQGFWSAWSETIVVEAPSGAGSKDTGEPDAFTASFSVPGWIILSLTITLLFFVGLLGLRCSFPSAYSSMKRKLWPPAPDLHRVLGTFLTDSSKQQQANTSFYNKPLEDVILPCLLEVLSERKGAESPPEPTLLKTACPGSGIPEGPEDEEASNFTSPHQDYMVLHPSSPTGSRYENEYLDSRGEGDDIYLRGLAVLLLHVPDAHAELRQDRAEIQYNPQVPSSLQAEHIPLGGPVDSEEEDWDCPCSGKQSMSTTDISNQSYLLMSSWEQQPFL
- the MPL gene encoding thrombopoietin receptor isoform X1, with translation MAGFTLQLGLGGYCLLQGGTQGYKPLSQTPLGLVLSTAPMSQDPANAHSNDCPMCAHCTCLWPADVALLREVSETIRCFSRSFEDLTCFWDEEEAEHGNHTYRFYYTYNGEKAKECVLAVQRRSGGGRRYVCVFPSSHEVRLFAQLCIRVLDTPSNQTKYSREVAVEKVGLIAPPVNITATWTGAAGELQVSWEPPATEYTEFFIYEILYCIVGSMEPPRQKQVRSTRACVLHTLQPGAKYHIRIRTKPDGLSLDGFWGPWSQAVAAETPRSSGEIGLRCFTSDLQWARCEWTWDSADSNSSHSLFYRSQGSSDASRGQAWQRCQEHSTRPQNTHACMFQPRNDSDIFILVNISRGHPEPVLSYFGEPFRMHQAVLTSPPRILQANISGGQLRLQWAPPEEELAEYMVYQIRYSVENSLDWKVLQIQHVANSETLDLRAGPRYLLQVRAKPNGQQLQGFWSAWSETIVVEAPSGAGSKDTGEPDAFTASFSVPGWIILSLTITLLFFVGLLGLRCSFPSAYSSMKRKLWPPAPDLHRVLGTFLTDSSKQQQANTSFYNKPLEDVILPCLLEVLSERKGAESPPEPTLLKTACPGSGIPEGPEDEEASNFTSPHQDYMVLHPSSPTGSRYENEYLDSRGEGDDIYLRGLAVLLLHVPDAHAELRQDRAEIQYNPQVPSSLQAEHIPLGGPVDSEEEDWDCPCSGKQSMSTTDISNQSYLLMSSWEQQPFL
- the MPL gene encoding thrombopoietin receptor isoform X2, producing MAGFTLQLGLGGYCLLQGGTQGYKPLSQTPLGLVLSTAPMSQDPANAHSNDCPMCAHCTCLWPADVALLREVSETIRCFSRSFEDLTCFWDEEEAEHGNHTYRFYYTYNGEKAKECVLAVQRRSGGGRRYVCVFPSSHEVRLFAQLCIRVLDTPSNQTKYSREVAVEKVGLIAPPVNITATWTGAAGELQVSWEPPATEYTEFFIYEILYCIVGSMEPPRQKQVRSTRACVLHTLQPGAKYHIRIRTKPDGLSLDGFWGPWSQAVAAETPRSSGEIGLRCFTSDLQWARCEWTWDSADSNSSHSLFYRSQGSSDASRGQAWQRCQEHSTRPQNTHACMFQPRNDSDIFILVNISRGHPEPVLSYFGEPFRMHQAVLTSPPRILQANISGGQLRLQWAPPEEELAEYMVYQIRYSVENSLDWKVLQIQHVANSETLDLRAGPRYLLQVRAKPNGQQLQGFWSAWSETIVVEAPSGAGSKDTGEPDAFTASFSVPGWIILSLTITLLFFVGLLGLRCSFPSAYSMKRKLWPPAPDLHRVLGTFLTDSSKQQQANTSFYNKPLEDVILPCLLEVLSERKGAESPPEPTLLKTACPGSGIPEGPEDEEASNFTSPHQDYMVLHPSSPTGSRYENEYLDSRGEGDDIYLRGLAVLLLHVPDAHAELRQDRAEIQYNPQVPSSLQAEHIPLGGPVDSEEEDWDCPCSGKQSMSTTDISNQSYLLMSSWEQQPFL